A stretch of the Schistocerca serialis cubense isolate TAMUIC-IGC-003099 chromosome 2, iqSchSeri2.2, whole genome shotgun sequence genome encodes the following:
- the LOC126455836 gene encoding proline-rich protein 2-like has product MVASASIKTSQAAEHAREMRPNHRAPVSWYGGTPSASDATYSGRSVCNGLNSLSAPSGVEDDIVSACYSQETPPGTPTGGPEPTGPPGTPTGGPQTTGPPGPPTIGGPEPTGPPGTPTGGPQTTSPPGPPPTDGPGPTATTGVNTPYPDPTWSIWFHL; this is encoded by the exons ATGGTTGCCAGCGCCAGTATAAAAACCAGCCAGGCAGCTGAGCATGCGCGGGAGATGCGGCCCAACCACCGCGCACCAGTCTCATGGTATGGCGGGACCCCCAGCGCCAGCGACGCCACGTACAGTGGACGCAGCGTCTGCAACGGGCTGAACTCGCTCTCCGCTCCCAGTGGTGTAGAGGATGATAtc GTGTCCGCATGCTACAGTCAGGAGACGCCGCCAGGGACTCCGACTGGTGGCCCAGAACCAACTGGTCCACCAGGGACCCCTACAGGAGGACCTCAGACAACTGGCCCACCAGGTCCACCAACTATtggaggtcctgaaccaactgGACCACCAGGGACCCCTACAGGTGGACCTCAAACAACTAGCCCACCAGGTCCACCACCTACTGATGGACCTGGACCAACTGCCACAACAGGTGTAAATACCCCTTACCCTGATCCAACTTGGTCCATCTGGTTCCATTTATGA